The DNA region AGTCAATAAAATGCCCATATATAGTGTTCACAGCTGTAAAACAtttaatagaataaattagACCCACCTTCCCGGaggtgtaaaaaatattttatacaaatgcCTTAGTTGATTTTAGATATGTCTGGAACATATTCAAACTGGAGAGGGGAATAGTGGAATTCAGTGTTATCTCTGAAAgggttaaatatgtttatagaaTTATAgtccatataattttttttcccattttgaGTCCATCCCAAGGACTGAAATTGATAAGGGACcaaaaatgaacaatttttatagggattaaaacaaaaatatgacattttataaattataagaacaaaaatatttaacccTTTTCAAAACTAGAAATTGTATGCAAACTTTTTGTAAACCTCAAAGGCATTCAATGTAATAAACTcagtttaaaaatagaaaaaactttGTTGCACTATCTCACAAATATAAAGTAACTTAGTTCCTGTTAAGCATTAAAGGTAATTTATATGTAGTTGCATAAGCTTTCATTATGGAACTTTGACATGCTTTTACTGCTAATGatactaaaaatttgaatttggtgCTGACATGTCTTTAATGGTATGTAGGTAGCGCAAGCACAAGTAGAAGAGGCTAGCTACATGCGGAAGCGACTTGATGATGAAGATTCTTCATATAAAGCCTCAATTTCAACGACTTCACTTACTGATGTGAATACAAAATCAGAAGCAGCAACTAAGAAGTCAGCTGCTGCAATTGCAGCTGAGGTTGCAGATAAGCTAACAGCTTCTACGTCATCTCAGTTAATCATGACTTCTGTTCTCTCAACATTTGCAGCGGAAGAGGCAAAAAGTGCTTGTCTAACTTCTGAGTCCATGTCAAAACCTGAGAAGTCAATACCTATATCAGATCCAAATGTTTTTGTGTCTTCACAACAGTTAATTGCCACACCCAATCATTCATATCCTTCAGTTTTGGTACCTCAACCCACCTTGCAGAATCCAGCTGCTGCATTACAGGGTCAATATCAAATGCTTTGTAATTCATCCTCCCAACATTATTTGCAATCAACAGGAGGTGTCATTTCTTCTTATGGTTATGGTAGCATCACACCATTACCACCGGGACCACTCCCACCCCATATGGTGGGTCCAGTGGTGCCTTTAACGCATCAGGCAATGCAAATAACTCAGCAGCAGCCAACACCTATAGCTCAGCATCAACCAATAAAAATGACACAACAAGCCCCAGCACCTCCTAGTTTCCGACCACTTCAACTGCCAGGAATGGTGTACTATGGTAATCATCAGCATTCTATATGAGACCTGCAGTAACTagaatttaatcaaaattatctgTTTTAAACAAGCAAAATCTTgagattatttaattttgagcaAACAGTATGCTCACTGGGGTTGAGTTGGAAAATACGTGGAAGCCAGGCTAGCACCCTGGTCCCTGGGATGTTAAAGGAAAGTATCACAACTCAAGATTATAAATgcttcaaacaaattttttgagACTGAGTGAGCAGTGAGTTCTCATGAGTAAGGTAGTGTTTTCAGAGATATTTTGCCAGAAATTTTTTGATGATAATGTACTTGTACTGTACATACTTGGCTAATCAAATAATTATTGGATTATATTAGATAAAGGAAACTCTGATGAGGCAGAGTGTCTTTCTCGTCCCCCTCATATAAATTTGTGTTTGATGTTGTGCTTGGTTGATTGGAGCAACTTTCACAGTTTTACATCCCCCAACTCTGAGCTTTGTCAATTAGATGAAACTAATTGATATCTAAAGGAGGAAATGTGAAACCAGGGTGTCGTTCAACTTCAGCACAGTAAGTCCTTATGCCTCTCCTGTGGTGTTACATGGAAGAAGGTTGGCACTTGGAGGCTGTATGTTGACTACAGAAGCTCCACCAAGCATACCTTAAGGGCCAGGTTAGCATGTATGATAAGGTTCAATAGTATGAATCTTGATAGTGTTTGACTGTagaaggtccaacatttaataaTTAGAGTAGTCATTGAATCAACGGAGACATTTATTTGCAGTTTACTTGTTTGACCATAATTGAATTATGAATAAATTgatgataattaaatataattccaATATATGATTCATTTagtaataagttattataaactACAAGATCTAGTAtgtcctataaaaaaaatcattaatattaaaatgtcaaataataTAGATTCATAtactttttcacttttttaaacttttattattttcaactttttaaatatttttaaacattatttttacacatttaaataatttattttaattttcattgctCTCAACATTTTCATATCTTGTCTGACATTGctcttttagttatttttatatatttaaacttttatttttttaactttttcaaatttttaatctttacttttacacatttaaaactttttcatattcttattttttttccttttgacctttgaaatatttttgaacATTACTTATAcacataaactttttaaaaatcttgTAAATTTAATCGTTTTCAACATTTTCAAGTGTttcaagacattttttttttcacaattttaaacttttattcttttcagctttttaaattttattcaacattATCTATACacatttaaattactttttaaacattattttttaaaatattctattGATTTCAACATTTTCATGTTTCAAGAGATTATtactctcttttaattttttatatatttgaacttttattttttaactttttaaatatttttaaacatcatCTTTTTTTCAACCTTTATTGCTCTCAACATTGTCATATTTTTCATGACACTactctttaattttcatatatttaaacttttgcGTTATTGTTAAACATTACTTTTACAcacaaacttttttaaaatctttattttgtAAAGTTAATCGTTTtcaacattttcaattttttcaaggcattatattattattactttttcacatttttaaacttttattctttttaactttaaatatttttaaacattaaatcatttttcaaataatttattgctctcaacattttcatatttttcaacacattactcttttaatttttattcttctcaacatttttaatatttttaaacatttgagtcattttttaaataccATCTTTTTTAACTTCTATTGCTCtcaacattttcatattttgaagACATtactctcttttaatttttcatatatttaaactttttaaatatttttaaacatgatCGATCGATTAGacatataacttttaaaataatatattataaaatttaataaacttattatacgttataattttttattggtataAGTTAACTTAGTATAATTTTATCACTTGTCCTCTTATAGAACATATAACTCCATATAAAAATTATGCTAACTTAATATTTTTACCAGTTGAGTTGGATAAAAAAAACAGCACGTTGAGCCAGTTCAAtggcatattttattttatcttttaaaaaataatatttttataatttttttggcatAATTGATTGTATTGGTTCTTGTAGtattgaaaaatcaaaaaaatatgatCTCGTCTTTCAACTTTACATAATAATATTCTGTGTAAGTTTTATGTTTGCCTTTTTCATTAAAgctattaaaacttaaaatcttatgaaaaaaatattaaaataagtatacatatatatttttttttggtgaaatccATTTTAAGTATTTGGACTGAGTATTTACAGACATTGTCATAGGACTGAAtctaaaatgtatatttttggaaaaatagAAGGCAAGACAGGTTACATGACAACTTGACACTTCAATTCATAACACCAAATTGTAGTGTGTAAGAATTTATTGAACTAGTGCGTCCCACAACCACGTGTTTGGTTATAAAGTGACATAGGACTCAAGTATGTCAATTAATTTATGAAGTTTCATCAAACAAATTTTGCATTACATTCTATGCActttttttgatatatttttaagtaccatttaaaaaaaaattgacgcttaaattttaaaatagcatgttttttcatttttgttcctaTAAAATTTCATGAGCAGTCTTAgtctataatttttcttttcgtcAGCAATATAGTCttactcatttttttatagaaatataaTCTTGGTCATTAACTTCGTTTTTTTATGTGGAATTTTTTTAGcacttttagttcttataaaatcttgatttttttatcactaatttttcttggtttatataaaaaaatctatgacATTTATTATGCAACGGAGAAAATAACAAGTTTAGTGTACCAAAATAAACCAATTGAGTTTATTTAAGTaatctatttttagtttttaataaagtCTTTGTATATTTCCAAACGAAGGATCTAAGggattctaaaataatttacttgAGGTTGAGAGAAAAGTttaggtttttatttttattgtgtgtAAGTTTTATGTCTGTCTTTTTCATAAAAGCTACTTAATAATTAagatcatataaaaattattaaagtaagtatctgtatttttttttttgtccaaatCCATTTCAAGTAATTGTACTGAGTATTTACAGACATTGTCATAGGACTGAAtctaaaatgtatatttttgggAAAATAGAAGCAAGACAGGCTATATGACAACTTGAAACTTCAATTCATATCACCAAATCGTAACGTGAGGAATTTATTGAACTAGTGCGTCCCACAACGCATGTGTTTGGTTATAAAGTGACATAGGACTGAAatgttttcaattaatttatgaagtttcatattttatattacattcTATATATTTTACTAAGTGAATtcatataatgataataattatttgtaaCTTAATCGTCCAAATCGTATATATTCCATTAGATTCTGTATACCACAttacattacattttttttatacaaaagaaaagtaaataCATTGCTTTTAAAACAATCAATAACCGAAAAATAGTTGCACAAACTATAATTACATAACCTGGAAGTTCTTTcctaatttcaattaataataataattacacaAATAAATGTTTGCAGAAATGTAGCTACGCCCGTCGGAAACAGTAGTAGTTGTCCACTTCCCTACATGGGATGACATGGGACCAAGTTAGTCACaactaacagaaaaaaaaaaaagctactaATAAAGACACAAGTACGTACAATATCTTATCTATACTTTCCTTTTATAGAGAacgggaaaaaaattattttttagttaatattccGCCAtacacaaatattattttaattttaatcattcataaaataaattgtgaataaaaaatgataattttaaaaatatttttgttacgaataaataataaatccactatattatttaaaataatttttatattatcattcaataaaaaaaatcaatatatataataaatttattaatttttataatatttaatttaaaatttacactCTTTTTTACACTCTTTTTTAcactcttaaaaataattttatttagttaactTCTTATACTGATAATTCATGTTTGCcaaaatcttattatttttttacctttaaaaaacttattattttctttatatattcttcaaaacaaaaaatataataaaattaaggcAATATGTTATAGaacaaaacttaaataataCCAAAAGCATCTTATGATTTGCATACAagttttatctaattttataattttaaaggtgaaaacatttcaacaaaaaataaatcaaacaccATCAAACATATGGATCAATtgaaataaattgttttaactTAATCAATAATCTCAAATACAAGTCATAATTAGTTGTATTAAGTATATGGAAAGAGATTAATTATCCATGATAATCCTACTCAATTTGAATAAGTAAGACACTTTGgatgaatttcatccaaaacacttgtagaacaaaaaataaaataaaaaatgattttttctcataagctaaaaaaattgttaaaaagttaaaattagcttttGGAAAAATTAATATGAGAAAAATTTTACTTTGCATTTTAGTTATTAGAgagttttttttccctcttaTTTTCTTCTGCAAACTGTAAGCTTATCTAAGATATCTCTATTTCATAAAGAATACATGTGATCGGTATGTACAAAAAAACTAGACGACATGGCCctatttataagttataaatgaaataattgCGCGCCTGTGTGCACTCATTGTttcacaaagaaaaagaaaaagaaaaattgtcgTGCGTGCGTGCATTGAAGAATTCATTTAGCATTTAGCATTTAGCAAGAACTAGAAGCCAAGCCATGACCTCTGTGTGTGAGTTCTTGTATCAGCTTTATGCCAAAACAATAGTTCTATTAACCTACATGCTCATAGAACTTATCCTCATCATTCAGTACCTTAAGTCAGATACACGTCCAATTTCAACCGCCCAATACCTCAATTTCATTGAAGAGAAGAACCCCACAATTCAGTTCACTAGAAGATTGAAGGCAGAGAACATAGATTGCAGGGTGTGCTTATCTGAATTCCAAGAAGGGGAGAAAGTGAGGAATCTCAATTGCAGACACACATTTCACAAGGATTGTTTGGACCAGTGGTTGCAGCAATACTGTGCTACTTGTCCACTTTGCAGGAACAAGGTGCTCCCAGATGATGTTGTGGCCAACCACAACTTGCTTCAAAATCAGGCAGAATATGATGGGAATGATGACCAACTTATCTTTTTGTTATCTGCATTAAGGGGTGGTAGCACTTTGCACAGATATCTCTGATCTAGTTCCATATACTGATGTATCCTTATATTTTTGTATCTATATTAGTCTTTCAGATTCAAGGTTATATATAGTAAAAGAAAGATTCTAACTACTTTCCCTGCTATATATGCTGCATAATACCttgtttcttctctttgaatttcGGTTTGGTCAAATTTGGAAACGTTTTTAGTTTGATGCTTCGGAGTCCACATCGAAATATCCCAAAGTAGAGATGTATTTcagcagattttttttttcttttaccaaaAATTTAAGGAGAGACATAATCAACAATGTCTCAGTTCAAGACAGGAAAAGCGAAAGCTTTcagcctaaaaaaatatttaccaaagaattttatatttaccTTATTCCAAAGAAAGGAATAAGGACTCGAACTTAATAACGAAACTTTATCTTGTTCCATTCAATCAATCCTATAGAGTCATGTACATCAACATATTGCCATGTAGTAAAACCCAATGCATCTCAAAGAGGTGACTTGTTCAACTACAACTGTACAAATAGTAGTACCTGTAGATAGAGATTGAAATTCTACGAAGACCCTCCTTATCCTTAATACAATAATAAGTGGTTAGGTGAAAAGGTTAAATgatttgttcatgcatcctcataTTATTGGTTGCGACAATCTCAGAGGTCAGACAGAGCAACCTTTTAAGTCCCCACAAGGCAGAGCTAGTCACATGCAAGAGCACAGGAATTAGCTGTCTCTActcattttaacttttaacctCCCAGGTTTACATATACCTAGTGATCTACAATTTTTTGCATAATTAAGGAGAAACAAACAGGTCCGCACAATTTTGAGAGAGTTGATTGAGTATAGCTTCCC from Glycine soja cultivar W05 chromosome 8, ASM419377v2, whole genome shotgun sequence includes:
- the LOC114421732 gene encoding probable E3 ubiquitin-protein ligase XERICO → MTSVCEFLYQLYAKTIVLLTYMLIELILIIQYLKSDTRPISTAQYLNFIEEKNPTIQFTRRLKAENIDCRVCLSEFQEGEKVRNLNCRHTFHKDCLDQWLQQYCATCPLCRNKVLPDDVVANHNLLQNQAEYDGNDDQLIFLLSALRGGSTLHRYL